The following proteins are encoded in a genomic region of Methylibium petroleiphilum PM1:
- the mdoH gene encoding glucans biosynthesis glucosyltransferase MdoH: MTPEPWTGVPAGLGRLFSARGDRETQPAPAWLAAATARRRLLLALVIGSAGLATAVLDGAAGPGHSGPWAVLQTGLFALLFAWVAAGCVTAVMGYVSLRRGDHHALSPEDVAGRPIAEDARTAVVMPICNEDIATVVAGLRATIESLSRAGSFDRFDVYMLSDTGDLTLRDAELAAWRGLREALAADGYDSSRIYYRWRQRRTKRKAGNVADFCRRWGRDYRYMVVLDADSVMSGDALLTMVRLMEAQPKAGIIQTAPRSCGHDSLHARLQQFSGRVTGPLFSAGLRFWQLGESHYWGHNAILRVEPFMKHCALAKLPGKGGLSGEILSHDFVEAALMRRAGYEVWLLPELDGSYEQAPPHLIDELTRDRRWCQGNLQNARLVAEPGFAGVHRAMFVTGAMSYVASPIWLAFVLLGVLPWFAGDGLQAATEGAGLPLAQMMLWSATLALLLVPRVLAVLLVIRRRQEAGYGGRQTLVTSALLEALMSAVQAPVRMVAHSIFVLGALTGLKLNWKSPSREATAVGWREAIGRFGVIGAIVAAALAWWLAGQPGEAWRVLPLALPLVLAVPLAVLTSRSEFGLAWRRRGWLLIPEESRAPAVLQAAWRYAGVVRPTISAPAPAGVRNDVALRGSGAATWQRRALATVGLAMATGVAVIPQTVATGGLSHSDLAAMRIVMQASSPSAAPRVLGALPVRRVSTMPADSVRYPVVRRSATRT, encoded by the coding sequence ATGACCCCGGAGCCCTGGACGGGCGTGCCGGCCGGGCTGGGCCGACTGTTCAGTGCCCGGGGCGATCGCGAGACACAGCCGGCGCCGGCCTGGCTCGCCGCGGCGACGGCGCGCCGCCGCCTGCTGCTGGCGCTGGTCATCGGCAGCGCCGGCCTGGCCACCGCGGTGCTGGACGGTGCCGCCGGGCCCGGTCACAGCGGCCCCTGGGCCGTGCTGCAGACGGGGCTGTTCGCGCTGCTGTTCGCCTGGGTGGCGGCCGGCTGCGTGACCGCGGTGATGGGCTACGTGAGCCTGCGCCGCGGCGACCACCATGCGCTGAGCCCCGAAGACGTGGCCGGCCGGCCGATCGCCGAGGACGCCCGCACCGCCGTGGTGATGCCGATCTGCAACGAGGACATCGCCACCGTCGTGGCCGGCCTGCGCGCCACCATCGAATCGCTGTCGCGCGCCGGCTCGTTCGACCGCTTCGACGTCTACATGCTGTCGGATACCGGCGACCTGACGCTGCGCGACGCCGAACTGGCCGCCTGGCGCGGCCTGCGCGAGGCGCTGGCCGCCGACGGATATGACAGCAGCCGCATCTACTACCGCTGGCGCCAGCGGCGCACCAAGCGCAAGGCCGGCAACGTGGCCGACTTCTGTCGCCGCTGGGGCCGCGACTACCGCTACATGGTGGTGCTCGACGCCGACAGCGTGATGAGCGGCGACGCACTGCTGACGATGGTGCGCCTGATGGAGGCCCAGCCCAAGGCCGGCATCATCCAGACCGCGCCCCGCTCCTGCGGCCACGATTCGCTGCACGCCCGCCTGCAGCAGTTCTCCGGCCGGGTGACCGGCCCGCTGTTCAGCGCCGGCCTGCGCTTCTGGCAACTGGGAGAATCGCACTACTGGGGCCACAACGCGATCCTGCGCGTCGAACCCTTCATGAAACACTGCGCGCTGGCGAAACTGCCCGGCAAGGGCGGCCTCAGCGGCGAGATCCTGTCGCACGACTTCGTCGAGGCGGCGCTGATGCGCCGGGCCGGGTACGAGGTGTGGCTGCTGCCCGAACTCGACGGCAGCTACGAGCAGGCGCCGCCGCACCTGATCGACGAACTGACGCGCGACCGTCGTTGGTGCCAGGGCAACCTGCAGAACGCCCGGCTGGTGGCCGAACCCGGCTTTGCCGGCGTGCACCGGGCGATGTTCGTCACCGGCGCCATGTCCTACGTGGCCTCGCCGATCTGGCTGGCGTTCGTGCTGCTGGGCGTGCTCCCCTGGTTCGCCGGCGACGGCCTGCAGGCCGCGACCGAGGGGGCCGGCCTCCCGCTGGCGCAGATGATGCTGTGGAGCGCCACGCTCGCCCTGCTGCTCGTGCCTCGCGTGCTGGCGGTGCTGCTGGTGATCCGGCGCCGTCAGGAGGCCGGCTACGGTGGCCGCCAGACCCTCGTGACCAGCGCGCTGCTCGAAGCGCTGATGTCGGCAGTGCAGGCGCCGGTGCGCATGGTGGCCCACTCGATCTTCGTGCTGGGTGCGCTGACGGGGCTGAAGCTGAACTGGAAATCGCCCTCGCGGGAAGCCACCGCGGTCGGCTGGCGCGAGGCGATCGGGCGCTTCGGCGTCATCGGTGCGATCGTCGCCGCGGCACTGGCCTGGTGGCTGGCCGGCCAGCCCGGTGAGGCCTGGCGCGTGCTGCCGCTGGCCTTGCCCCTGGTGCTGGCCGTGCCGCTGGCGGTGCTCACCAGCCGCAGCGAGTTCGGCCTGGCCTGGCGTCGCCGTGGCTGGCTGCTGATTCCCGAGGAATCGCGCGCGCCGGCGGTGCTGCAGGCCGCCTGGCGCTACGCCGGCGTGGTGCGCCCGACGATCAGCGCTCCGGCGCCGGCCGGCGTTCGCAATGACGTGGCGCTCCGCGGCAGCGGCGCCGCCACCTGGCAGCGCCGTGCCCTGGCGACTGTCGGCCTCGCGATGGCCACCGGCGTGGCAGTGATTCCGCAGACCGTGGCGACCGGCGGCCTGTCGCACAGCGACCTGGCAGCGATGCGCATCGTGATGCAGGCGTCCAGCCCGTCGGCGGCGCCGCGCGTGCTCGGCGCGCTGCCGGTCCGTCGCGTGTCGACGATGCCGGCCGACAGCGTGCGCTACCCGGTGGTCCGGCGCAGCGCGACGCGCACCTGA
- a CDS encoding glucan biosynthesis protein G yields MGAKAQAAFDLNGLTERARALAAAPYREPPPSANPRLAALSYDDYRAIRFQPRAAWWRDAGLPFELQFFHVGGIHTRPVRVNELVEGREVPLNVPAGAFDYGPAAAAMAGQAQAELAGFRVHHALNRPGYKDEFVVFLGASYLRAVGAGQHYGSSARGIAVDTAGGAGEEFPVFEAFWIERPARGAQTLTLYALLNGPRVTGAYRFELRPGRVTEVAVQARLFLRGAVSTLGIAPLTSMYFGGENHPQPLQAVGDFRPEVHDADGLSIETENGEWLWRPLLNPERPFTTSFAMQGLRGFGLMQRDRAFSSYEDTEARYEQRPSVWVRPEGDWGAGRVELMQFHSPDETNDNVVAYWVPARLPAAGEPLSLRYTLLWQGAAPQGPLRLGRVLQSRRGRGLEAPQPGELQFHIDYAGGPLDTPSATVAPQPFVTSSDNARVLLANVYRNPATKGWRLNLKVQRLDAKQPVELRALLKDGANVLTETWTYALPPE; encoded by the coding sequence ATGGGTGCGAAGGCCCAGGCGGCCTTCGACCTGAACGGGCTGACCGAGCGCGCCCGGGCGCTCGCTGCCGCGCCCTACCGCGAACCGCCGCCCTCCGCGAACCCTCGCCTCGCGGCACTGAGCTACGACGACTACCGCGCCATCCGTTTCCAGCCGCGCGCGGCATGGTGGCGTGATGCCGGCCTGCCCTTCGAGTTGCAGTTCTTCCATGTCGGCGGCATCCACACCCGCCCCGTGCGCGTGAACGAACTGGTAGAGGGCCGCGAAGTGCCGCTGAACGTGCCTGCCGGCGCCTTCGACTATGGCCCGGCCGCAGCCGCCATGGCCGGCCAGGCGCAGGCCGAACTGGCCGGTTTTCGCGTCCACCACGCCCTGAACCGACCGGGCTACAAAGACGAGTTCGTCGTCTTCCTGGGCGCCAGCTACCTGCGCGCCGTGGGTGCCGGCCAGCACTACGGCAGCTCAGCGCGCGGCATCGCCGTCGATACCGCCGGCGGTGCCGGGGAGGAATTCCCGGTCTTCGAGGCGTTCTGGATCGAGCGGCCGGCGCGCGGCGCGCAGACGCTCACGCTGTACGCGCTGCTCAACGGCCCACGCGTCACCGGCGCCTACCGCTTCGAGCTGCGACCGGGCCGCGTGACCGAGGTGGCGGTGCAGGCCCGCCTGTTCCTGCGCGGCGCGGTCAGCACGCTCGGGATCGCCCCGCTCACCAGCATGTACTTCGGCGGCGAGAACCATCCGCAGCCGCTGCAGGCCGTGGGCGATTTCCGGCCCGAGGTGCACGACGCCGACGGCCTGTCGATCGAGACCGAAAACGGCGAGTGGCTCTGGCGCCCGCTGCTGAACCCGGAGCGTCCCTTCACGACCAGCTTTGCGATGCAGGGCCTGCGCGGCTTCGGCCTGATGCAGCGCGACCGCGCATTCTCCAGTTACGAAGACACCGAGGCCCGCTACGAACAGCGGCCCAGCGTGTGGGTGCGCCCCGAGGGCGACTGGGGCGCCGGACGCGTCGAGCTGATGCAGTTCCACTCGCCCGACGAGACCAACGACAACGTGGTGGCGTACTGGGTACCGGCGCGCCTGCCGGCCGCCGGCGAGCCGCTGTCCCTGCGCTACACCCTGCTCTGGCAGGGCGCAGCCCCACAGGGGCCTCTGCGCCTGGGCCGGGTACTGCAGTCCCGCCGCGGTCGGGGACTGGAAGCCCCGCAGCCCGGCGAGTTGCAGTTCCACATCGACTATGCCGGCGGTCCGCTCGACACGCCGTCGGCCACCGTCGCGCCTCAGCCGTTTGTCACATCGAGTGACAACGCACGCGTCTTGCTAGCGAACGTCTACCGCAACCCGGCCACCAAGGGATGGCGACTGAACCTGAAGGTCCAGCGCCTCGATGCCAAGCAGCCTGTCGAGCTGCGCGCTCTCTTGAAGGACGGTGCCAACGTGCTCACCGAAACATGGACCTACGCCCTGCCCCCGGAATGA
- a CDS encoding patatin-like phospholipase family protein → MTTPALRIYAGRSARAHLAEHGLRPQDVRVVAGAAGGPKGLVLGPMDRYLFGQWLAGSTHTVHLAGASIGAWRMATAALADPRAGFARLTEDYIAQTYELDPGRTLPNAAQVSRGFEQELRAFFDGQVEALLAHPRYRLHIVTSRGRHVLGREGRVRTPLGYAGALLSNALSRRTLGAWLERVVFSSPGEALPVDLSDLRHRQVRLTAENFRPALLASCSIPFALKAVHDIPGAPPGAYWDGGITDYHLHWNYPSINRGAAPGLVLYPHFQKAVVPGWLDKSLKHRHHATPFLDNVMVLAPDPAWVRTLPHGKLPDRSDFKRYATDLAGRMAVWRRAVAESERLADDLAVAVAAGPRLTVEPL, encoded by the coding sequence ATGACCACCCCCGCGTTGCGCATCTACGCCGGCCGCAGCGCCCGCGCCCACCTGGCCGAACACGGCCTGCGGCCGCAGGACGTGCGGGTGGTGGCCGGTGCCGCCGGCGGTCCGAAGGGGCTGGTGCTGGGGCCGATGGACCGCTACCTGTTCGGGCAGTGGCTGGCCGGCAGCACGCACACGGTCCACCTCGCCGGGGCGTCGATCGGTGCGTGGCGCATGGCGACGGCCGCGCTGGCCGATCCGCGGGCCGGCTTCGCGCGACTGACCGAGGACTACATCGCGCAGACCTACGAACTCGACCCCGGCCGCACGCTGCCGAACGCGGCCCAGGTCAGCCGCGGCTTCGAGCAGGAGCTGCGCGCCTTCTTCGACGGACAGGTCGAGGCGCTGCTGGCCCATCCGCGCTACCGCCTGCACATCGTCACCTCGCGAGGCCGCCACGTGCTCGGCCGCGAGGGCCGCGTGCGCACGCCGCTCGGCTATGCCGGCGCGCTGCTGAGCAACGCGCTCAGCCGCCGCACGCTCGGCGCCTGGCTGGAGCGCGTGGTGTTCTCCTCGCCGGGCGAGGCGCTGCCGGTCGACCTGAGCGACCTGCGCCACCGGCAGGTGCGACTGACGGCGGAGAACTTCCGCCCGGCCCTGCTGGCGTCGTGCTCGATCCCGTTCGCGCTGAAGGCGGTGCACGATATCCCCGGCGCACCGCCCGGAGCCTACTGGGATGGCGGCATCACCGACTACCACCTGCACTGGAACTACCCCTCGATCAACCGCGGCGCCGCACCCGGCCTGGTGCTGTACCCGCATTTCCAGAAGGCGGTGGTGCCCGGCTGGCTCGACAAGTCCCTGAAGCACCGCCACCACGCCACGCCTTTCCTCGACAACGTGATGGTGCTGGCGCCCGACCCGGCCTGGGTGCGCACGCTGCCGCACGGCAAGCTGCCCGACCGCAGCGATTTCAAGCGTTATGCCACCGACCTGGCCGGCCGCATGGCGGTGTGGCGCCGTGCGGTGGCCGAGAGCGAGCGGCTGGCCGACGACCTGGCTGTTGCGGTGGCGGCCGGGCCGCGGTTGACGGTCGAGCCGCTCTGA
- a CDS encoding DUF1653 domain-containing protein gives MALDDPLSPLPEIALGTYVHYKGARYEVLGVVRHSETLEPLVLYRPLYGDHGLWVRPFTMFTESLMVDGLLRPRFAFEHGGTAID, from the coding sequence ATGGCTCTCGACGATCCGCTGTCCCCGCTGCCCGAGATCGCGCTCGGCACCTACGTCCACTACAAGGGCGCACGCTACGAGGTGCTCGGCGTCGTGCGGCACAGCGAGACTCTCGAGCCGCTGGTGCTCTACCGCCCGCTGTACGGCGACCACGGCCTGTGGGTGCGGCCGTTCACGATGTTCACAGAATCGCTGATGGTGGACGGCCTGCTGCGCCCGCGCTTTGCGTTCGAGCACGGCGGCACCGCGATCGACTGA
- a CDS encoding iron-containing alcohol dehydrogenase, which produces MASIFYITQVQFDFGAVRELAAECARVGICRPLVITDAGVRAAGVLQKALDAMKDLPVAVFDGTPSNPTEAAVRAAREAWDAHRADGLVAVGGGSSIDLAKGLAILATHPGELKTYATIEGGSPKITAAAAPLIAVPTTAGTGSEVARGAIVIVDDHRKLGFHSWHLVPKAAICDPELTLGLPSGLTAATGMDAVAHCMETFMSAAFNPPADGIALDGLARAWAHIERATRNGGDREARRQMMSASMQGAMAFQKGLGCVHSLSHSLGGIDPRLHHGTLNAMFLPTVVRFNADADSVRGERRLERMAQAMGLASAADLPAALVDMNARLGLPGGLAAMGVDAAWQERIVSGALLDHCHKTNPRLASADDYRDMLAASM; this is translated from the coding sequence ATGGCCAGCATCTTCTACATCACCCAGGTCCAGTTCGATTTCGGCGCGGTGCGCGAGCTTGCTGCCGAGTGCGCACGTGTCGGCATCTGCCGTCCGCTCGTGATCACCGACGCCGGGGTGCGTGCCGCCGGCGTGCTGCAGAAGGCGCTCGACGCGATGAAGGACCTGCCCGTCGCGGTGTTCGACGGCACCCCGTCCAATCCCACCGAGGCGGCCGTGCGCGCGGCCCGCGAGGCCTGGGACGCGCACCGCGCCGACGGGCTGGTGGCCGTGGGCGGCGGCTCGAGCATCGACCTGGCCAAGGGGCTGGCGATCCTGGCCACCCACCCCGGCGAGCTGAAGACCTACGCCACCATCGAAGGCGGCTCGCCGAAGATCACCGCGGCGGCAGCCCCACTGATCGCCGTGCCGACCACCGCCGGCACCGGCAGCGAGGTGGCGCGCGGCGCGATCGTGATCGTCGACGACCACCGCAAGCTCGGCTTCCATTCCTGGCACCTGGTGCCCAAGGCAGCGATCTGCGACCCGGAGTTGACGCTCGGCCTGCCGTCCGGCCTCACCGCCGCCACGGGCATGGACGCGGTGGCGCACTGCATGGAGACCTTCATGTCGGCGGCCTTCAATCCTCCAGCCGACGGCATCGCGCTCGACGGCCTGGCGCGAGCCTGGGCCCACATCGAGCGCGCCACCCGCAACGGCGGCGACCGTGAGGCGCGGCGCCAGATGATGAGCGCGTCGATGCAGGGCGCGATGGCCTTCCAGAAGGGGCTGGGCTGCGTGCACTCGCTGTCGCACAGCCTCGGCGGCATCGACCCGCGGCTGCACCACGGCACCCTCAATGCGATGTTCCTGCCGACCGTCGTGCGCTTCAACGCCGACGCCGACAGCGTGCGCGGCGAGCGACGCCTGGAACGCATGGCCCAGGCGATGGGCCTGGCTTCGGCCGCCGACCTGCCGGCGGCGCTCGTCGACATGAACGCCCGGCTCGGCCTGCCCGGCGGCCTGGCTGCGATGGGGGTAGATGCAGCATGGCAGGAGCGCATCGTCAGCGGCGCCCTGCTCGACCACTGCCACAAGACCAACCCGCGTCTTGCGAGCGCCGACGATTACCGGGACATGCTGGCCGCCTCGATGTGA
- a CDS encoding alpha/beta hydrolase: MPSAAFQPPQHGLTPTMRDVLDRMRRAGRPPLHTMSVDAAREAYRLGAEILDLPRVALARVEDLLVPARDGHLLPARLYAPSSARLPVLLYLHGGGFTIGSLDTHDSLCRQLALQGGAAVLSLDYRLAPEHRFPAAVDDAWDALQWVAREGGARLGLDDTRLAVGGDSAGGTLSAVCALMARDAALPLALQLLFYPGTAARQDSDSHRRFAEGVLLARPLIDWFFGHYIATEHREDWRFAPLLAPDHGGVAPAWIGLAECDPLVDEGVAYGDVLRAAGVPVQLELWRGVVHDFIKMGRAVPEARQAHAAAARALREAFSP; the protein is encoded by the coding sequence ATGCCGTCCGCCGCCTTCCAGCCGCCCCAGCACGGACTGACCCCGACGATGCGCGACGTGCTCGACCGCATGCGCCGCGCCGGCCGGCCACCGCTGCACACGATGAGCGTCGACGCCGCGCGCGAGGCCTACCGGCTCGGTGCCGAGATCCTGGATCTGCCGCGGGTGGCGCTGGCGCGCGTCGAGGACCTGCTCGTCCCGGCGCGCGACGGCCACCTTCTGCCGGCGCGCCTGTATGCACCGAGCAGCGCGCGCCTGCCGGTGCTGCTCTACCTGCACGGCGGCGGTTTCACGATCGGTAGCCTGGACACCCATGACAGCCTGTGCCGGCAGCTCGCGCTGCAGGGTGGCGCGGCGGTGCTGTCGCTGGACTACCGGCTTGCGCCGGAGCACCGCTTTCCGGCCGCGGTCGACGATGCCTGGGACGCGCTGCAGTGGGTGGCGCGCGAGGGCGGGGCGAGGCTGGGGCTCGACGACACGCGCCTCGCGGTCGGCGGTGACAGTGCCGGCGGCACGCTGTCCGCGGTGTGCGCACTGATGGCGCGCGATGCCGCTCTGCCGCTGGCGCTGCAGCTGCTGTTCTACCCGGGCACCGCCGCCCGGCAGGACAGCGACTCGCACCGCCGCTTTGCCGAGGGCGTGCTGCTGGCGCGGCCGCTGATCGACTGGTTCTTCGGCCACTACATCGCGACCGAGCACCGCGAGGACTGGCGCTTCGCCCCGCTGCTCGCACCCGACCACGGCGGTGTCGCGCCGGCCTGGATCGGCCTGGCCGAATGCGATCCGCTGGTCGACGAGGGCGTGGCCTACGGCGACGTGCTGCGCGCCGCGGGCGTGCCGGTGCAGCTGGAGCTGTGGCGCGGCGTGGTCCACGATTTCATCAAGATGGGCCGCGCGGTGCCGGAGGCGCGCCAGGCGCACGCCGCGGCGGCCCGGGCACTGAGGGAGGCCTTCTCGCCATGA